Proteins encoded together in one Myxocyprinus asiaticus isolate MX2 ecotype Aquarium Trade chromosome 21, UBuf_Myxa_2, whole genome shotgun sequence window:
- the LOC127412296 gene encoding zinc finger protein 501: MEEIETDLICSEQDALGAEFITVELDTQPIEYVVKWAEVGSKFTISCVKKELDEGACFTSDQVVKVDPDETFFVPYESVYPECDEVDPDLIATHEEQVGSESDLDDTTEPGSSQLCKDVSDISWEKEVYRSRTYSCHFCGKTYSQSSSLARHLHVHTERSSHFSAKDFKSGDNKKSLQCNLCGVRCNGKRILAIHKKCHKTKRLHTCNTCGKTFNHSSSLSRHRLIHKKGLDKNVRPLYPAPNSAPIMTQRGFPSSWATNESVTLSGEREKQYQCAQCDRVFSNSTSLSKHQVAHVRQLLNSYTQGKDVLNKSSDLKIRLKLCSRDKPNFYTLCKKSKGKKRRKKRCLPNEEQPYPCCMCEKRFSHSNSLARHEYTHASEKHYACNVCKKTFIRLSNLKQHQQTHASGKLYECPQCGKTFVHSSSFSRHKKVHAGIKLSPKEFEEELVIDETTPLDFEFD; the protein is encoded by the coding sequence ATGGAAGAGATAGAGACAGATCTGATCTGCTCTGAGCAGGATGCTTTAGGGGCGGAATTCATCACTGTGGAACTTGACACTCAGCCCATCGAATATGTGGTCAAGTGGGCCGAGGTGGGCTCTAAGTTCACTATATCCTGCGTGAAAAAGGAATTGGATGAGGGTGCTTGCTTCACTTCTGATCAGGTGGTAAAAGTGGATCCGGACGAGACGTTTTTTGTCCCGTATGAATCTGTGTACCCAGAATGTGACGAGGTGGATCCAGATTTGATTGCGACGCATGAGGAGCAGGTGGGGAGTGAGTCAGACTTGGATGACACCACCGAGCCGGGGAGTAGCCAGCTGTGCAAAGATGTTTCTGATATTTCCTGGGAGAAGGAGGTGTATCGGTCCAGAACCTATAGCTGCCACTTTTGTGGCAAGACCTACAGCCAGTCCTCCAGTCTTGCCCGCCATCTGCATGTACACACAGAAAGATCATCACATTTTTCTGCGAAAGACTTCAAGTCTGGCGACAACAAAAAGTCTCTCCAATGCAATCTGTGCGGAGTGAGGTGCAATGGCAAGCGGATTTTGGCAATACACAAGAAATGCCATAAAACCAAGAGACTGCACACATGCAACACGTGCGGCAAAACCTTCAATCACAGCTCTAGTCTGTCACGGCATAGGTTGATCCATAAAAAAGGCCTGGATAAAAATGTTAGGCCATTGTACCCAGCTCCAAACTCGGCTCCCATCATGACCCAGCGTGGTTTCCCATCCAGCTGGGCGACAAATGAAAGTGTGACGCTCTCAGGTGAGAGAGAAAAGCAGTACCAGTGCGCACAGTGCGACAGGGTCTTCAGCAACTCCACCAGCCTGTCCAAACACCAGGTGGCACATGTGCGACAGCTGCTCAACTCATACACGCAGGGCAAAGATGTTCTGAACAAGTCTTCGGACCTAAAGATCCGCTTGAAGCTGTGCTCCCGTGACAAGCCCAACTTCTACACCCTATGCAAGAAGAGTAAAGGCAAGAAAAGGCGCAAGAAGAGGTGCTTGCCCAACGAGGAGCAGCCATACCCCTGCTGCATGTGTGAAAAGCGCTTCAGCCACTCCAACAGCCTAGCTCGGCATGAGTACACGCACGCCAGCGAGAAGCACTACGCCTGTAACGTCTGCAAGAAGACCTTTATTCGGCTGTCCAACCTGAAGCAGCACCAGCAAACGCATGCTTCGGGGAAACTCTACGAATGCCCACAGTGCGGCAAAACTTTCGTTCACTCCTCCAGTTTCTCGCGCCATAAGAAGGTTCATGCTGGGATAAAGCTGTCCCCGAAAGAGTTCGAAGAGGAACTGGTCATTGACGAGACGACACCCCTGGATTTTGAGTTTGACTGA